A stretch of the Microcebus murinus isolate Inina chromosome 6, M.murinus_Inina_mat1.0, whole genome shotgun sequence genome encodes the following:
- the CHD8 gene encoding chromodomain-helicase-DNA-binding protein 8 isoform X4 gives MKGESKRITLVLQQPQSGGPQGHRHVVLGSLPGKIVLQGNQLAALTQAKNAQGQPAKVVTIQLQVQQPQQKIQIVPQPPSSQPQPQQPPSTQPVTLSSVQQAQIMGPGQSPGQRLSVPVKVVLQPQAGSSQGASSGLSVVKVLSASEVAALSSPASSAPHSGGKTGMEENRRLEHQKKQEKANRIVAEAIARARARGEQNIPRVLNEDELPSVRPEEEGEKKRRKKSSGERLKEEKPKKSKTSGTSKTKGKSKLNTITPVVGKKRKRNTSSDNSDVEVMPAQSPREDEESSIQKRRSNRQVKRKKYTEDLDIKITDDEEEEEVDVTGPIKPEPILPEPVQEPDGETLPSMQFFVENPSEEDAAIVDKVLSMRIVKKELPSGQYTEAEEFFVKYKNYSYLHCEWATISQLEKDKRIHQKLKRFKTKMAQMRHFFHEDEEPFNPDYVEVDRILDESHSIDKDNGEPVIYYLVKWCSLPYEDSTWELKEDVDEGKIREFKRIQSRHPELKRVNRPQASAWKKLELSHEYKNRNQLREYQLEGVNWLLFNWYNRQNCILADEMGLGKTIQSIAFLQEVYNVGIHGPFLVIAPLSTITNWEREFNTWTEMNTIVYHGSLASRQMIQQYEMYCKDSRGRLIPGAYKFDALITTFEMILSDCPELREIEWRCVIIDEAHRLKNRNCKLLDSLKHMDLEHKVLLTGTPLQNTVEELFSLLHFLEPSQFPSESEFLKDFGDLKTEEQVQKLQAILKPMMLRRLKEDVEKNLAPKQETIIEVELTNIQKKYYRAILEKNFSFLSKGAGHTNMPNLLNTMMELRKCCNHPYLINGAEEKILTEFREACHIIPHDFHLQAMVRSAGKLVLIDKLLPKLKAGGHKVLIFSQMVRCLDILEDYLIQRRYLYERIDGRVRGNLRQAAIDRFSKPDSDRFVFLLCTRAGGLGINLTAADTCIIFDSDWNPQNDLQAQARCHRIGQSKAVKVYRLITRNSYEREMFDKASLKLGLDKAVLQSMSGRDGNITGIQQFSKKEIEDLLRKGAYAAIMEEDDEGSKFCEEDIDQILLRRTTTITIESEGKGSTFAKASFVASENRTDISLDDPNFWQKWAKKADLDMDLLNSKNNLVIDTPRVRKQTRHFSTLKDDDLVEFSDLESEDDERPRSRRHDRHHAYGRTDCFRVEKHLLVYGWGRWRDILSHGRFKRRMTERDVETICRAILVYCLLHYRGDENIKGFIWDLISPAENGKTKELQNHSVFNVPPFPGLSIPVPRGRKGKKVKSQSTFDIHKADWIRKYNPDTLFQDESYKKHLKHQCNKVLLRVRMLYYLRQEVIGDQAEKVLGGAIASEIDIWFPVVDQLEVPTAWWDSEADKSLLIGVFKHGYEKYNTMRADPALCFLEKAGRPDDKAIAAEHRVLDNFSDIVEGVDFDKDCEDPEYKPLQGPPKDQDDEGDPLMMMDEEISVIDGDEAQVTQQPGHLFWPPGSALTARLRRLVTAYQRSYKREQMKIEAAERGDRRRRRCEAAFKLKEIARREKQQRWTRREQTDFYRVVSTFGVEYDPDTMQFHWDRFRTFARLDKKTDESLTKYFHGFVAMCRQVCRLPPAAGDEPPDPNLFIEPITEERASRTLYRIELLRRLREQVLCHPLLEDRLALCQPPGPELPKWWEPVRHDGELLRGAARHGVSQTDCNIMQDPDFSFLAARMNYMQNHQAGAPAPSLSRCSTPLLHQQYTSRTASPLPLRPDAPVEKSPEETAAQVPGLESLTLKLEHEVVARSRPTPQDYEMRVVPSETTPLVSRSVPPVKLEDEDDSDSELDLSKLSPSSSSSSSSSSSSSSTDESEDEKEEKLTADRSRSKLYDEESLLSLTMSQDGFPNEDGEQMTPELLLLQERQRASEWPKDRVLINRIDLVCQAVLSGKWPSSRRNQEMITGGVLGPGNHLLDSPSLTPGEYGDSPVPTPRSSSAASMAEEEASAVTTAAAQFTKLRRGMDEKEFTVQIKDEEGLKLTFQKHKLMANGVMGDGHPLFHKKKGNRKKVVELEVECMEEPNHLDVDLETRIPVINKVDGTLLVGEDAPRRAELEMWLQGHPEFAVDPRFLAYMEDRRKQKWQRCKKNNKAELNCLGIEPVQTANSRNGKKGHHTETVFNRILPGPIAPESSKKRARRMRPDLSKMMALMQGGGTGSLSLHNTFQHSNSGLQSVSSLGHSSATSASLPFMPFVMGGAASSPHVDSSTMLHHHHHHPHPHHHHHHHPGLRATGYPSSPATTTSGNALRLPPLQPEEDDEDEDEDDDDDLSQGYDSSERDFSLIDDPMMPANSDSSEDADD, from the exons ATGAAG GGTGAATCGAAACGCATCACCCTGGTCCTCCAGCAGCCACAGTCTGGAGGTCCCCAAGGACATCGGCATGTTGTGCTAGGGAGTCTACCAGGCAAGATAGTGTTACAGGGCAACCAGCTGGCAGCCCTCACTCAAGCCAAGAATGCCCAGGGGCAGCCTGCCAAAGTAGTAACTATCCAGCTGCAGGTGCAGCAGCCACAGCAAAAAATCCAGATTGTACCACAGCCTCCTTCTTCACAGCCACAGCCCCAGCAGCCACCCTCAACCCAGCCAGTGACTCTCTCCTCTGTGCAGCAGGCTCAGATAATGGGACCAGGACAGAGCCCAGGACAAAGACTTTCTGTACCAGTCAAGGTGGTGCTGCAGCCACAG GCTGGCTCTTCCCAAGGGGCCTCTTCTGGGCTTTCTGTAGTTAAAGTTCTAAGTGCCAGTGAAGTGGCAGCTCTCTCATCACCAGCAAGTTCTGCTCCTCATTCGGGGGGAAAGACAGGAATGGAAGAAAACCGCAGGCTGGAGCACCAGAAGAAGCAAGAGAAGGCAAATCGGATTGTAGCAGAGGCTATTGCTAGGGCCCGTGCCCGGGGTGAGCAGAACATACCTCGAGTCCTGAATGAAGATGAGTTGCCCAGCGTTCGGCCGGAGGAGGAAGGTGAGAAGAAACGCAGGAAGAAGAGCAGTGGAGAGAGGCTGAAGGAGGAAAAGCCAAAGAAGAGCAAAACATCTGGTACCTCCAAAACCAAGGGCAAGAGTAAGCTAAA caccATCACTCCTGTAGTGGGTAAGAAAAGAAAACGCAATACCTCATCTGATAATTCAGATGTGGAAGTCATGCCTGCACAATCACCTCGGGAAGATGAAGAAAGCAGCATTCAG AAGAGACGCTCAAACCGCCAAGTTAAGCGAAAAAAGTATACAGAGGACCTGGATATAAAGATCACagatgatgaagaagaagaagaggtaGATGTAACTGGTCCAATAAAACCTGAGCCTATCCTCCCTGAACCAGTGCAAGAACCAGATGGCGAGACTTTGCCTTCCATGCAATTCTTTGTG GAGAATCCCAGTGAAGAAGATGCAGCCATTGTAGACAAAGTGCTTTCTATGCGGATTGTGAAGAAAGAG cTTCCTTCTGGACAGTATACTGAAGCAGAAGAATTCTTCGTCAAGTATAAGAACTA CTCCTATCTACACTGTGAATGGGCCACTATCTCCCAACTTGAAAAGGATAAGAGGATCCATCAAAAACTAAAGCGCTTCAAAACCAAAATGGCTCAGATGAGACACTTCTTCCATGAG gatGAAGAGCCCTTCAATCCAGACTATGTAGAGGTGGATAGGATATTGGATGAGTCTCACAGTATTGACAAGGACAATGGGGAG CCTGTTATTTACTACCTGGTGAAATGGTGCTCTCTGCCCTATGAGGATAGTACATGGGAGCTAAAAGAGGATGTTGATGAAGGCAAGATTCGAGAATTTAAACGGATACAGTCAAGGCACCCAGAACTCAAGAGGGTG AATCGTCCGCAGGCAAGTGCCTGGAAGAAACTGGAGCTGtcacatgaatataaaaacagaaaccagTTAAGGGAATATCAGTTGGAAGGGGTCAATTGGCTGCTATTTAATTGGTATAACAG ACAGAACTGCATCCTGGCTGACGAGATGGGATTGGGCAAAACTATTCAGTCCATTGCCTTCTTGCAGGAGGTATATAATGTGGGCATCCATGGCCCCTTCTTGGTAATTGCCCCACTGTCCACAATTACTAACTGGGAGCGAGAATTCAATACATGGACAGAGATGAACACTATTGTGTACCATGGCAGTCTGGCCAGCCGGCAGATGATTCAGCAATATGAAATGTACTGCAAAGATTCACGG GGGCGCCTCATCCCAGGTGCATACAAGTTTGATGCCCTGATCACTACTTTTGAGATGATTTTGTCAGACTGTCCTGAGCTTCGGGAGATTGAATGGCGTTGTGTCATCATTGATGAGGCCCATCGACTTAAGAACCGTAATTGCAAGCTACTTGATAGTCTCAAACACATGGACCTG GAACACAAAGTGCTACTAACAGGAACACCTTTGCAAAATACTGTGGAGGAACTGTTTAGTTTGCTTCATTTCTTGGAACCTTCACAGTTTCCCTCAGAATCAGAATTCCTCAAGGACTTCGGGGATCTCAAAACAGAGGAACAG GTTCAAAAGCTACAGGCTATTCTCAAGCCAATGATGCTAAGAAGACTCAAAGAGGATGTTGAAAAAAACTTGGCACCCAAACAGGAAACTATTATTGAAGTAGAGCTGACTAACATCCAGAAGAAATACTATCGGGCTATTTTGGAGAagaatttctccttcctttccaaaGGGGCAGGTCATACCAACATGCCTAATCTACTCAACACAATGATGGAGTTGCGCAAGTGCTGCAACCACCCATATCTCATCAATG gtgCAGAAGAAAAAATCCTAACAGAATTTCGGGAAGCTTGCCACATTATACCTCATGACTTCCACCTGCAGGCCATGGTTCGTTCAGCTGGCAAATTGGTTCTTATTGACAAGTTACTTCCAAAGCTTAAAGCTGGTGGCCATAAAGTTCTGATCTTCTCCCAGATGGTACGCTGCCTAGATATCCTAGAGGATTATCTAATCCAGAGGAG GTACTTATATGAACGTATTGATGGGCGAGTTAGAGGCAACCTTCGACAGGCTGCTATTGACCGCTTCAGCAAACCTGATTCAGACCGCTTTGTCTTCCTGCTGTGCACCCGGGCTGGTGGACTTGGTATTAATCTTACAGCTGCTGATACATGCATCATCTTTGATTCAGACTGGAATCCACAAAATGACCTGCAG gcccaGGCACGGTGTCATCGAATTGGGCAGAGCAAAGCTGTGAAGGTGTACCGTCTAATCACTCGTAATTCCTATGAGAGAGAGATGTTTGATAAGGCTAGCCTCAAGTTGGGATTGGATAAGGCTGTGCTTCAGTCCATGAGTGGTCGGGATGGCAACATTACTGGA ATCCAACAATTCTCCAAGAAGGAGATTGAAGATCTCTTAAGAAAAGGAGCATATGCAGCCATAATGGAGGAAGATGATGAGGGCTCCAAGTTTTGTGAAGAGGACATTGACCAGATCTTGTTAAGACGAACTACAACCATCACCATTGAATCTGAAGGAAAAGGTTCTACCTTTGCCAAG GCAAGCTTTGTTGCTTCTGAAAATAGGACAGATATTTCTCTGGATGATCCTAACTTTTGGCAAAAGTGGGCCAAAAAGGCTGACCTAGACATGGATCTTCTCAATAGCAAG AACAACTTGGTGATTGACACACCTAGAGTACGAAAACAGACCCGCCACTTCAGCACCCTGAAAGATGATGACTTGGTAGAATTCTCTGATTTGGAAAGTGAGGATGATGAGCGGCCACGCTCCCGCAGACATGACCGTCATCATGCCTATGGACGCACTGACTGCTTTCGGGTAGAAAAGCACCTCCTGGTATATGG ttgGGGACGATGGCGAGATATTTTATCTCATGGACGATTCAAGCGACGTATGACTGAACGAGATGTGGAGACAATTTGCCGGGCTATCCTTGTGTACTGTCTTTTACACTACCGGGGGGATGAAAATATCAAAGGTTTCATCTGGGACTTGATTAGCCCTGCTGAAAATGGCAAGACAAAAGAATTGCAGAATCATTCAG TCTTCAATGTCCCCCCTTTCCCAGGTCTGTCTATCCCTGTGCCCCGTGGACgcaaggggaaaaaagtaaagtcACAAAGCACTTTTGATATCCATAAGGCTGATTGGATCCGGAAATATAACCCTGACACTTTGTTCCAAGATGAGAGTTATAAGAAGCACTTGAAACATCAGTGTAATAA GGTATTGTTGCGGGTAAGAATGCTATACTACCTGAGGCAAGAGGTTATTGGAGACCAGGCAGAGAAGGTGTTAGGGGGTGCCATTGCCAG TGAGATTGACATATGGTTCCCAGTAGTGGATCAGCTGGAGGTTCCAACAGCCTGGTGGGACAGTGAGGCTGACAAGTCCCTCCTCATTGGAGTCTTTAAGCATG GCTATGAGAAATATAATACTATGAGAGCAGACCCAGCCTTATGCTTCCTGGAAAAGGCTGGTCGACCAGATGATAAAGCCATTGCAGCAGAACATCGAGTGTTAGATAATTTCTCTGACATAGTTGAAGG GGTTGACTTTGATAAAGATTGTGAAGATCCTGAATATAAACCACTGCAGGGTCCCCCGAAGGACCAAGATGATGAG GGTGATCCCTTGATGATGATGGATGAGGAGATCTCAGTGATTGATGGAGATGAAG CCCAGGTGACCCAACAGCCAGGCCATCTCTTCTGGCCTCCAGGCTCTGCCCTAACAGCTAGGCTTCGGCGCCTGGTAACAGCCTATCAGCGTAGCTACAAGAGGGAACAGATGAAGATAGAGGCTGCAGAACGTGGGGACCGGCGAAGGCGGCGTTGTGAAGCAGCCTTCAAACTCAAAGAAATTGCACGGCGGGAAAAACAACAACG ATGGACAAGGCGTGAACAAACTGATTTCTATCGTGTTGTGTCTACTTTTGGTGTGGAATATGACCCTGACACCATGCAGTTCCATTGGGATCGCTTCCGCACTTTTGCTCGACTGGACAAAAAAACAGATGAAAGCCTTACCAAGTATTTTCATGGCTTTGTGGCCATGTGCCGTCAGGTCTGCCGCCTTCCCCCAGCAGCTGGAGATG AACCCCCAGACCCTAATCTGTTCATTGAGCCCATCACTGAGGAGAGGGCCTCACGGACTCTCTACCGTATTGAATTGCTGCGGCGCTTACGGGAGCAAGTTTTATGCCACCCCCTTTTGGAAGATCGGCTGGCATTGTGTCAGCCTCCAGGTCCTGAATTGCCCAAATGGTGGGAGCCTGTTCGGCATGATGGGGAGCTTCTACGAGGGGCAGCCCGTCATGGGGTGAGCCAAACAGACTGCAACATCATGCAGGACCCAGACTTCTCTTTTCTGGCTGCCCGTATGAATTATATGCAGAACCATCAGGCAGGAGCACCAGCTCCGTCCCTGTCACGCTGCTCTACTCCACTGCTACACCAGCAGTATACCTCGCGCACTGCCTCACCATTGCCCCTTCGCCCAGACGCTCCTGTTGAAAAGTCACCTGAGGAGACAGCTGCCCAGGTCCCCGGTCTGGAGAGTCTAACTTTAAAGCTAGAGCATGAGGTGGTGGCCAGGAGCCGACCAACCCCACAAGACTATGAGATGCGAGTAGTCCCCTCTGAAACTACCCCTCTGGTTTCCCGGAGTGTTCCACCAGTCAAACTGGAGGATGAGGATGATTCAGACTCCGAGCTGGACTTGAGCAAGCTGTCACcatcatcttcttcttcctcatcctcatccagctccagctccagcactgATGAGAGTGAGGACGAGAAGGAAGAAAAGCTAA CTGCTGACCGGTCCCGCTCAAAGCTCTATGATGAAGAGAGTCTCCTGTCTCTCACCATGTCCCAAGATGGATTCCCAAATGAAGATGGAGAACAGATGACTcctgagctgctgctgctgcaggaaAGACAAAGAGCTTCTGAGTGGCCCAAG gATCGTGTCCTGATAAACCGCATTGACCTCGTCTGCCAGGCTGTACTCTCAGGGAAGTGGCCTTCTAGCCGCAGGAACCAGGAAATGATAACAGGAGGGGTCTTGGGGCCAGGCAACCACTTGCTAGACAGTCCCTCATTGACGCCTGGAGAATATGGTGACTCTCCAGTCCCTACACCTCGAAGTAGCAGTGCAGCTTCCATGGCAGAGGAGGAAGCGTCTGCAGTCACCACAGCAGCAGCCCAGTTCACCAAACTTCGCCGAGGCATGGATGAGAAGGAGTTTACAGTTCAGATCAAAGAT GAGGAAGGATTGAAGTTAACATTCCAGAAGCACAAGTTGATGGCTAATGGAGTAATGGGAGATGGACATCCACTATTTCATAAGAAGAAGGGGAACAGAAAGAAGGTAGTAGAG CTGGAGGTGGAGTGCATGGAAGAGCCTAATCACCTTGACGTGGACCTGGAGACCCGGATACCTGTCATCAATAAGGTGGATGGTACTTTGCTGGTGGGTGAGGATGCCCCTCGCCGGGCTGAACTGGAGATGTGGTTACAGGGTCATCCAGAGTTTGCTGTCGATCCCCGATTCCTAGCG TATATGGAGGATCGCAGAAAACAGAAGTGGCagagatgtaaaaaaaataataaggcagAATTGAATTGTTTGGGAATTGAACCAGTACAGACAGCTAACTCTAGGAATGGAAAAAAG